A genomic segment from Oscillospiraceae bacterium encodes:
- a CDS encoding RnfABCDGE type electron transport complex subunit D — protein MEKKLLTVSPSPHVRREDNVSTIMCDVIIALVPSLIWGAYIFGLRALAVTLISVFSCVVSETAIQLILKKRVTLSDLSAVVTGILVAFTLPAACPLWMPAAGGIIAMAVKQAFGGTGKNLLNPAVTARVILGFFPQANRFTAPFEKLPLWGNVTDITYTPTALDSLVTGVIPPIPQFDMLIGNRVGALGEVSALVLLAGGLYLLARRIISLHIPLSFMGAVAAVAYLFPMNTFKEDFMLFHLLCGSVILGAVFMATDCVTSPVSSTGKIIFGAGCGLITMASRYWGGFDGVFYGILIMNVLTPHIDKLFVPRPFGSEIKKKS, from the coding sequence ATGGAAAAAAAGCTTTTAACCGTTTCCCCCTCGCCCCATGTGCGCAGGGAGGATAACGTTTCGACAATAATGTGCGATGTGATTATCGCACTTGTGCCCTCGCTCATATGGGGTGCATACATTTTCGGTCTGCGTGCCCTTGCCGTTACGCTGATAAGTGTTTTTTCATGTGTTGTCAGCGAAACTGCAATACAGCTTATACTCAAAAAAAGAGTTACACTTTCGGACCTTTCCGCCGTGGTGACGGGAATTCTTGTGGCGTTTACGCTTCCTGCCGCCTGCCCTTTGTGGATGCCTGCCGCGGGCGGTATTATTGCCATGGCAGTAAAGCAGGCGTTTGGCGGTACAGGAAAAAATCTTCTCAATCCCGCCGTGACAGCGCGTGTGATACTGGGCTTTTTTCCGCAGGCGAACCGATTTACAGCTCCTTTTGAAAAGCTTCCGCTTTGGGGTAATGTTACGGATATCACCTACACCCCCACTGCGCTGGATTCGCTGGTTACGGGTGTGATTCCCCCCATTCCCCAGTTTGATATGCTTATCGGTAACCGCGTGGGTGCATTGGGAGAGGTTTCGGCACTTGTGCTTCTGGCGGGCGGTCTTTATCTTTTGGCGCGCCGCATAATTTCACTGCATATACCCCTCAGCTTTATGGGCGCGGTGGCGGCAGTGGCATATCTTTTCCCCATGAATACCTTTAAAGAGGATTTTATGCTGTTCCACCTTTTGTGCGGAAGTGTCATACTCGGTGCGGTTTTTATGGCAACCGACTGCGTTACCTCTCCCGTAAGCAGTACGGGTAAGATAATTTTCGGTGCGGGTTGCGGACTTATAACCATGGCTTCGCGTTACTGGGGCGGATTTGACGGAGTATTTTACGGCATACTCATTATGAATGTTCTTACTCCCCACATAGATAAGCTTTTTGTCCCCCGTCCTTTCGGAAGTGAAATAAAAAAGAAATCATGA
- a CDS encoding homocysteine methyltransferase: MKITDFIKDNILFLDGGMGTLLQQKGLMPGELPERWNITRPEIIRDIHREYFDAGSNVVNANTFGANILKFSADELEEIISSALQNARDAASLSASAQQKWAALDIGPTGRMLAPYGDLDFEEAVNVFAQTVRLGVKYGADLIFIETMNDSYETKAALLAAKENSTLPVFVSNAYSENGKLMTGACAEAMTAMLEGMGADAIGANCSLGPDALAGVAEEYLLNASIPVLLKPNAGLPCTCCGKTVYDVTADDFAKSVSALVKKGIRIVGGCCGTTPEYIRKTVDACRGITPVKIVPKEFTRVSSYTHAVRFGNRPVLIGERINPTGKKLLKEALKRGDMDYILGEGVNQHKKGVHILDVNVGLPETDEVRMLTKAVSGLQAVTDLPLQIDTSDTLAMQCALRRYNGKAMINSVNGKKESINAVFPLARKYGGVVVALTLDENGIPPTAEGRLEIAKKILDAAREYGIDKKDIVFDPLALTVSADSTAALETLRAVELIHNELGCNTSLGVSNVSFGLPVREAVTSTFFALALQKGLNAAIMNPYSDEMMKVYYSYRALSGMDENCSDYIAFASLLPKMTAVSEKNTTVSESVSGSSQLQDAVINGLGERAANLTKQLITEVNPTDIVQNEIIPALNRVGVGFENKTVYLPQLLMSAEAAKSAFEVVKNAMSGSNASPKCRFVIATVKGDIHDIGKNIVKLLLENYGFEVTDLGKDVDPEAIVQEVIRLNAPIAGLSALMTTTVPAMEETIKLLRQKAPWCKIVVGGAVLTKEYAHAIGADKYAKDAMETVRYAEEINVSLNQM, from the coding sequence ATGAAAATAACTGATTTTATAAAAGATAATATACTGTTTCTGGACGGCGGTATGGGTACGCTTCTGCAACAGAAGGGACTTATGCCGGGTGAGCTTCCCGAGCGGTGGAACATCACCCGTCCCGAAATCATAAGAGACATTCACCGCGAATACTTTGATGCGGGAAGCAATGTTGTCAACGCCAATACCTTTGGCGCAAATATTTTGAAATTTTCAGCCGACGAGCTTGAAGAAATTATCAGCTCCGCACTGCAGAACGCACGTGATGCCGCTTCTCTGAGCGCATCGGCACAGCAAAAGTGGGCAGCACTGGACATAGGTCCGACAGGACGTATGCTGGCGCCCTACGGCGACCTTGACTTTGAGGAAGCGGTAAACGTTTTTGCGCAAACCGTAAGGCTGGGTGTAAAATACGGCGCAGACCTTATCTTTATTGAAACCATGAATGACAGCTATGAAACCAAGGCGGCGCTTCTGGCGGCTAAGGAAAACAGCACTCTGCCCGTTTTTGTATCCAACGCTTACAGCGAAAACGGCAAATTGATGACGGGCGCCTGCGCCGAAGCAATGACAGCAATGCTGGAGGGCATGGGAGCTGATGCCATAGGTGCAAATTGCTCTCTGGGACCCGATGCGCTGGCAGGAGTAGCTGAGGAATACCTTTTAAACGCAAGTATTCCCGTACTTTTGAAGCCCAACGCGGGGCTTCCCTGCACCTGCTGCGGAAAAACGGTGTATGATGTAACGGCAGATGATTTTGCAAAAAGCGTCAGCGCTCTTGTAAAAAAGGGTATACGGATTGTGGGCGGCTGTTGCGGAACAACACCCGAATATATCAGAAAAACCGTAGATGCCTGCCGCGGAATTACCCCTGTAAAAATCGTACCGAAAGAATTCACCCGTGTCAGCTCGTACACCCACGCGGTAAGATTCGGAAACCGGCCTGTTCTCATAGGCGAAAGAATCAACCCTACCGGCAAAAAGCTGTTAAAAGAGGCTCTTAAACGCGGGGATATGGACTACATTCTGGGCGAGGGCGTAAATCAGCACAAAAAGGGAGTTCATATACTGGACGTCAATGTGGGATTGCCCGAAACGGACGAGGTTAGAATGCTGACTAAGGCGGTGAGCGGACTTCAGGCAGTAACCGACCTGCCGTTGCAGATTGACACCTCCGACACCCTTGCCATGCAATGTGCACTGCGCCGGTACAACGGAAAAGCCATGATAAATTCCGTCAACGGCAAAAAGGAAAGTATAAATGCCGTGTTCCCGCTTGCCAGAAAATACGGCGGTGTTGTGGTTGCTCTTACGCTGGACGAAAACGGGATACCCCCAACAGCCGAAGGTCGTCTTGAAATTGCAAAAAAGATACTTGATGCCGCGCGTGAGTACGGAATTGACAAAAAGGATATAGTTTTTGATCCATTGGCGCTTACCGTCAGTGCGGACAGCACTGCGGCGCTTGAAACACTGCGTGCAGTAGAGCTGATACACAACGAGCTGGGCTGTAACACCTCTCTGGGTGTTTCCAATGTGTCCTTCGGTCTGCCCGTGAGAGAAGCCGTAACAAGCACATTTTTTGCGTTGGCACTGCAAAAGGGGCTTAACGCCGCCATAATGAATCCCTACTCCGATGAAATGATGAAGGTGTATTATTCCTACCGCGCTTTGTCGGGCATGGACGAAAACTGCAGTGATTATATTGCCTTTGCCTCGCTTCTTCCCAAAATGACAGCCGTCTCCGAAAAGAATACAACTGTCTCCGAAAGCGTTTCTGGCTCCTCACAGCTTCAGGATGCGGTCATAAACGGGCTTGGCGAAAGAGCCGCAAATCTCACAAAACAGCTTATAACCGAGGTAAACCCCACCGACATAGTACAAAACGAAATTATCCCCGCCCTGAACCGTGTGGGTGTGGGGTTTGAAAACAAAACGGTATATCTCCCTCAGCTTCTCATGAGTGCAGAAGCGGCAAAATCCGCATTTGAGGTAGTGAAAAATGCCATGTCGGGCAGTAACGCATCCCCAAAATGCCGTTTCGTAATTGCCACCGTCAAGGGCGATATTCATGACATCGGAAAAAACATTGTCAAGCTTCTTCTCGAAAACTACGGCTTTGAGGTAACGGACCTGGGAAAAGACGTAGACCCCGAAGCGATAGTTCAGGAGGTCATACGTCTTAACGCGCCCATTGCGGGTCTGAGTGCACTTATGACTACCACTGTTCCCGCCATGGAGGAAACCATAAAGCTTCTCCGTCAAAAAGCGCCGTGGTGCAAGATAGTCGTAGGCGGTGCGGTTTTGACAAAAGAGTACGCCCATGCCATCGGAGCGGACAAATATGCCAAAGATGCCATGGAAACCGTGCGGTATGCCGAAGAAATAAACGTTTCATTAAATCAAATGTGA
- a CDS encoding amidohydrolase: protein MNYKITGAKVLCADNEKLTIQDKDIYISGGKIVSADVVKDKYETVNASGKLMMPGLINMHTHAYMSLFRNYADDVNFDEWLFKRIMPVEETLSPHAAYISSLFNMMEMVMTGTTCFMDMHMFEGQSAKAARDMGMRGYIGRAVVGEDLYTDGKSRFEECLREKDMYESDTVKFVLSPHAIYSASVKMFTQVTEESEKRGMLRMTHLSESDNEIQNCFKAHGISPVELLDKTGFLSPKATLAHCVKFSDSDIELVAKRGANVVTNPASNCKLGNGFARINDMKKGGVNICLGTDSNASNNTQNMIREMGVMTLIHKGLACDSVAAPAEFVINCATRNGARALGMENMLGVIKEGACADLIFLDLNSPSLFPNNNILSSLCYSANGSEVESVMIDGKFVMKNREFVTVDKEYVIHELHKAVEEFL from the coding sequence ATGAACTACAAAATAACGGGTGCAAAGGTTTTGTGCGCCGACAATGAAAAGCTTACAATACAGGATAAGGATATTTATATTTCGGGCGGAAAAATAGTCTCTGCCGACGTGGTGAAAGATAAATACGAAACGGTAAACGCCTCGGGAAAGCTGATGATGCCGGGGCTTATCAACATGCACACCCATGCCTACATGTCGCTTTTCCGCAATTATGCCGACGACGTGAACTTTGATGAATGGCTGTTCAAAAGAATTATGCCGGTTGAGGAAACCCTCTCCCCACACGCTGCATATATTTCCTCGCTGTTCAACATGATGGAAATGGTCATGACGGGTACAACCTGCTTTATGGATATGCACATGTTCGAGGGTCAGTCCGCAAAAGCGGCGCGTGACATGGGCATGCGCGGCTACATCGGACGTGCGGTGGTAGGCGAAGACCTTTACACCGACGGAAAAAGCCGTTTTGAGGAATGTCTGAGAGAAAAGGATATGTACGAAAGCGACACGGTGAAATTTGTGCTGTCCCCGCATGCCATTTATTCCGCTTCGGTAAAAATGTTCACACAGGTGACCGAGGAATCCGAAAAACGCGGTATGCTTCGCATGACCCATCTTTCGGAAAGCGACAACGAAATCCAAAACTGCTTCAAAGCCCACGGCATCTCACCCGTAGAGCTGCTTGACAAAACGGGATTTCTCAGCCCCAAGGCAACTCTTGCCCACTGCGTGAAGTTCAGCGACAGCGACATTGAGCTGGTGGCAAAAAGAGGTGCAAACGTGGTTACCAACCCCGCCAGCAACTGCAAATTGGGTAACGGCTTTGCACGCATAAACGATATGAAAAAGGGCGGTGTAAATATATGTCTGGGCACCGACAGCAACGCCTCCAACAACACCCAGAACATGATAAGAGAAATGGGAGTTATGACGCTTATTCACAAGGGTCTTGCCTGTGATTCCGTGGCGGCGCCTGCGGAATTCGTGATTAACTGCGCTACCCGAAACGGCGCAAGGGCATTGGGTATGGAAAATATGCTGGGCGTTATAAAAGAGGGCGCTTGCGCCGACCTTATATTCCTGGACCTTAATTCTCCCTCTCTTTTCCCCAACAACAATATACTTTCCTCGCTGTGCTACTCTGCCAACGGCTCGGAGGTTGAAAGCGTTATGATAGACGGCAAATTCGTTATGAAAAACCGCGAATTTGTCACGGTTGACAAGGAATACGTCATACATGAGCTTCACAAGGCAGTGGAAGAATTTCTTTGA
- the uvrA gene encoding excinuclease ABC subunit UvrA, translated as MTKNIYIKGARENNLKNIDVELPRDKLVVFTGLSGSGKSSLAFDTLFAEGNRRFVESLSSYARMFLGQIDKPDVDYIEGLSPAISIDQKTTSKNPRSTVGTVTEIYDYLRLLYARCGVPHCPVCGKEIKQQTIDQIIDRVMELPERTKFQVLSPIAKGKKGRFEKELDSASKNGFVRVRIDGYVYDLSERPELDKNLRHNIEIVVDRLVMKPDISKRLSDSLETAAKLSEGYIVINLVDSGEDISFSMNYACEEHGISIGELMPRMFSFNNPFGACPECDGIGVKNSVAFEKVIPDLSLSLSQGAVQCNGFKSADEGGWWEAMASAVGEKHGFTMDMPISEFSPEALDALLYGTGAEPYTITHFSYFAGAMKDRVVTFDGVLNIIAKRYEESHNEYYEQFMNETPCHVCKGMRLKKESLAVTVGELNISELCNKSVKELVKFFDELVLGEKEKIIAKEIIKEIKARLSFLKSVGLEYLTLSRRSGTLSGGESQRIRLATQIGSSLMGVLYILDEPSIGLHQRDNSKLIETLKKLRDVGNTVIVVEHDEETIANADYVVDIGPGAGVHGGNVVFSGTPEQLKKCDESVTGRYLSGKETIPVPSVRRSGNGKFLEIIGASENNLKNVNVKIPLGCFVAVTGVSGSGKSSLINAILHKELARQLNRANTFPGRHKEIRGIENLDKVIDIDQSPIGRTPRSNPATYTGLFGEIRTLFAKTPEAKARGYGANRFSFNLKGGRCEACEGDGTLKIEMHFLPDVYVNCDVCKGKRYNRETLEIKYKGKNIFDVLDMTVEEGLGFFDSLPAIKRKLQTLYDVGLGYIKIGQSSVTLSGGEAQRVKLATELSKRSTGRTVYILDEPTTGLHTDDVKKLSEVLQKLVDGGNTVIVIEHNLDIIKTADYVVDLGPEGGDGGGTVVACGTPEQISACEKSYTGQYLKKML; from the coding sequence ATGACCAAGAATATTTATATAAAAGGCGCAAGGGAAAATAACCTTAAAAATATCGATGTGGAGCTTCCGCGTGACAAGCTGGTGGTGTTTACGGGGCTGAGCGGAAGCGGAAAAAGCTCACTGGCGTTTGATACTCTGTTTGCGGAGGGCAACCGCCGTTTTGTGGAGAGCCTTTCGAGCTATGCCAGAATGTTTCTGGGACAGATAGATAAGCCTGATGTGGACTATATCGAGGGTCTTTCGCCTGCCATATCCATCGACCAGAAAACCACCTCAAAAAACCCCCGTTCCACCGTGGGAACGGTAACCGAAATATATGACTATCTGCGTCTTTTGTATGCACGTTGCGGTGTTCCTCACTGCCCCGTGTGCGGTAAGGAAATAAAACAGCAGACCATCGACCAGATAATAGACAGAGTTATGGAGCTTCCCGAGCGCACTAAGTTTCAGGTGCTCAGTCCCATTGCCAAGGGCAAAAAGGGACGGTTTGAAAAGGAGCTTGATTCCGCCTCCAAAAACGGCTTTGTGCGCGTGAGGATTGACGGCTATGTGTACGACCTTTCGGAGCGTCCCGAGCTGGACAAGAACCTGCGCCACAACATCGAAATTGTGGTAGACAGACTTGTTATGAAGCCCGACATCTCAAAAAGACTTTCCGATTCGCTGGAGACCGCTGCCAAGCTTTCGGAGGGCTATATTGTCATAAATCTTGTGGACAGCGGCGAGGATATAAGCTTTTCCATGAACTATGCCTGCGAGGAGCACGGCATCAGCATCGGGGAATTAATGCCCAGAATGTTTTCCTTCAACAATCCCTTCGGTGCCTGCCCCGAGTGCGACGGTATCGGCGTTAAAAATTCCGTCGCCTTTGAAAAGGTCATCCCCGACCTCAGCCTTTCCCTTTCTCAGGGTGCGGTACAGTGCAACGGCTTCAAGTCTGCCGACGAGGGCGGATGGTGGGAGGCAATGGCGAGCGCGGTGGGCGAAAAACACGGCTTTACAATGGATATGCCCATAAGCGAGTTCTCTCCCGAGGCGCTGGATGCGCTGCTGTACGGCACAGGGGCCGAGCCCTATACCATCACCCATTTTTCCTACTTTGCAGGCGCTATGAAGGACAGAGTTGTCACCTTTGACGGTGTTCTGAACATTATTGCAAAGCGCTACGAGGAAAGCCATAACGAATATTACGAGCAGTTTATGAACGAGACGCCCTGCCATGTATGTAAGGGTATGAGGCTTAAAAAGGAATCTCTTGCCGTAACGGTGGGAGAGCTGAACATAAGCGAGCTGTGCAATAAATCCGTCAAGGAGCTTGTGAAATTCTTTGACGAATTGGTGCTGGGCGAAAAGGAAAAGATAATCGCCAAGGAAATAATCAAGGAAATAAAGGCACGTCTGAGCTTTTTGAAAAGCGTGGGTCTTGAATATCTGACACTGTCCCGCCGTTCGGGCACACTGTCGGGCGGTGAGAGCCAGCGAATCCGCCTTGCCACACAGATAGGCTCCTCACTCATGGGTGTGCTTTATATACTGGATGAGCCCAGCATCGGTCTGCATCAGCGCGATAATTCCAAGCTTATTGAAACGCTGAAAAAGCTGCGTGATGTGGGAAACACGGTGATTGTGGTGGAGCACGACGAGGAAACCATTGCAAATGCCGACTACGTGGTGGATATAGGACCCGGAGCGGGTGTTCACGGCGGAAATGTGGTGTTCAGCGGAACACCCGAACAGCTTAAAAAATGCGATGAGTCCGTTACGGGACGTTATCTTTCGGGCAAGGAGACTATTCCCGTGCCGTCGGTGCGCAGAAGCGGCAACGGTAAATTCCTGGAAATTATAGGTGCAAGCGAAAACAATCTCAAAAACGTGAATGTAAAAATACCGCTGGGTTGTTTCGTGGCGGTGACAGGTGTGTCGGGAAGCGGAAAAAGCTCGCTGATAAACGCAATTCTGCATAAGGAGCTTGCCCGTCAGCTCAACCGTGCCAACACCTTCCCCGGACGGCACAAGGAGATACGCGGTATCGAAAATCTCGACAAGGTCATTGACATTGACCAGTCGCCCATCGGACGCACTCCCCGCTCAAACCCCGCCACTTATACGGGGCTTTTCGGTGAGATACGGACTCTTTTCGCCAAAACTCCCGAAGCTAAGGCAAGGGGATACGGCGCAAACCGCTTTTCCTTTAACCTCAAGGGCGGACGGTGTGAGGCATGCGAGGGTGACGGAACTCTCAAAATCGAGATGCATTTTCTGCCTGATGTGTATGTAAACTGTGATGTGTGCAAGGGCAAGAGATATAACCGTGAAACACTGGAAATCAAGTACAAGGGCAAAAATATTTTTGATGTATTGGATATGACGGTGGAGGAGGGGCTTGGCTTTTTCGACAGCCTGCCCGCCATAAAACGCAAGCTTCAGACTCTTTATGATGTTGGTCTGGGATATATAAAAATCGGTCAGTCGTCGGTCACTCTTTCGGGCGGTGAGGCACAGCGCGTTAAGCTTGCCACCGAGCTTTCAAAAAGAAGCACGGGACGGACGGTGTATATACTGGACGAGCCTACCACGGGTCTGCATACCGACGACGTGAAAAAGCTGAGTGAGGTACTGCAGAAGCTGGTGGACGGCGGAAATACCGTTATAGTTATTGAGCACAATCTGGATATTATAAAGACAGCCGATTATGTTGTGGACCTGGGCCCCGAGGGGGGCGACGGCGGAGGAACGGTGGTTGCCTGCGGTACACCCGAACAGATTTCCGCCTGCGAAAAGTCCTACACGGGACAGTATCTCAAGAAGATGTTATGA
- a CDS encoding MATE family efflux transporter — MTLGAPWKCIVMFTLPMLIGNIAQQLYSTVDSIVVGKYIGDGALAAVGSAMPIVNLLLVLFIGISVGSNIMVSQYYGARNREALSYAIGNSLTVTAVCSIALMVAATPFIRPVLVMLNTPDTIIDGCADYLTISVIGIAGMAYYNILSSIIRGLGDSISALVYLLVATVINIVLDIYFVASLQMGIAGVALATIIAQLVSSVLCLVKLSKMREYFDFGWKYMLPKSDSVKTIIRLGLPSGLTQAIFASAMIVVQSLTNRFGDQFIAANVVVMRVDGFAMMPNFSFGTALTTYAGQNVGAGQYDRVTKGARQGTLMAVGCSAVITAVILLFGKPLMGLFTDTAELVGLSYNLMKILAVGYIAMAVTQSLSGIMRGAGDAMTPMWISLITTVALRVPVAYGISWLTRTPELPYGIKECIQISLLVSWVMGAVLTAMFYAGGKWKTKAINTGK; from the coding sequence ATGACGCTGGGTGCACCCTGGAAATGTATAGTAATGTTCACACTGCCAATGCTGATAGGAAATATCGCACAGCAGCTTTACAGTACAGTTGACAGCATTGTTGTCGGAAAGTACATCGGTGACGGAGCTCTGGCGGCGGTAGGAAGCGCAATGCCTATCGTAAATCTTCTGCTTGTTTTGTTTATCGGCATTTCGGTAGGTTCAAATATAATGGTATCCCAGTATTACGGTGCACGTAACCGCGAGGCGCTTTCCTATGCCATAGGCAACAGCCTTACCGTAACGGCGGTATGCAGTATTGCGCTTATGGTTGCGGCAACACCCTTTATACGTCCCGTGCTGGTGATGCTGAATACTCCCGACACCATTATTGACGGCTGTGCGGATTATCTCACCATTTCGGTTATCGGTATTGCGGGCATGGCATATTATAATATTCTCAGCAGTATTATACGCGGTCTGGGCGATTCCATTTCGGCACTGGTATACCTTTTGGTTGCAACTGTTATAAACATTGTGCTGGATATTTACTTTGTTGCTTCCCTGCAAATGGGTATTGCGGGTGTTGCGTTGGCAACCATCATTGCACAGCTTGTATCCTCTGTGCTGTGTCTTGTGAAGCTTTCCAAAATGAGAGAATATTTCGATTTCGGCTGGAAGTATATGCTTCCCAAGTCGGATTCCGTAAAAACAATTATCCGCCTGGGTCTGCCCTCGGGACTCACTCAGGCAATATTCGCCTCCGCCATGATAGTTGTGCAATCGCTCACCAACCGCTTCGGCGACCAGTTTATTGCCGCAAACGTTGTTGTAATGCGTGTGGATGGCTTCGCAATGATGCCCAACTTCTCCTTCGGCACCGCCCTTACCACCTACGCAGGTCAGAACGTGGGCGCAGGTCAGTACGACCGTGTTACCAAGGGTGCAAGACAGGGAACGCTTATGGCGGTGGGTTGTTCTGCCGTTATAACGGCTGTCATACTGCTGTTCGGAAAGCCGCTTATGGGTCTTTTCACCGATACCGCCGAGCTTGTCGGTTTGAGCTATAACCTTATGAAGATACTTGCGGTGGGATATATTGCCATGGCAGTGACACAAAGCCTTTCGGGTATTATGCGCGGTGCGGGCGATGCCATGACACCTATGTGGATTTCGCTTATTACCACCGTTGCGTTGCGTGTTCCCGTGGCATACGGAATTTCCTGGCTGACACGCACTCCTGAGCTTCCCTACGGTATAAAGGAATGTATTCAGATATCCTTGCTCGTTTCCTGGGTGATGGGTGCAGTGCTTACCGCAATGTTCTACGCAGGCGGCAAGTGGAAAACCAAGGCAATAAATACAGGTAAATAA
- a CDS encoding 4Fe-4S dicluster domain-containing protein — MPYSIRAGVRIEQLKNTKGMKIETIPEPQKLIFDIDTALVKEGEKIKKWQKIGEKDGIGVFSGVSGSVTGLTDESITVENDFMSLCENVMPVQTPIKELESGQIAEILRNTGVMNGGEPAVNGIGKVNRLIVNLMETEPYLCASHRLALENTAEILGGAKILMKACGVRHAVIAVEYTKRDAIRALRDALGLKKLFEIKAFEPKYPQDDPRQLIYALYGKELSGDKSLLQQGYGVFDTMCCVDTYRALVYGISAVSRYITVDGDCIAKPKNLCVPVGTPLSHIIGYCGGFVKEPHKILDGSVMRGKAVYSTDYSVKRDTNGFIVLSQSFEKKRETDCINCGRCVKHCPMYLMPYRIVKGEMKGASSCTSCGICSYVCPANISLTQKISSLREAENSSKA, encoded by the coding sequence ATGCCGTATTCCATACGCGCAGGTGTGCGCATTGAACAGCTTAAAAACACCAAAGGTATGAAAATCGAAACCATACCCGAACCGCAAAAACTGATTTTTGATATCGACACAGCCCTTGTGAAAGAGGGCGAAAAAATTAAAAAATGGCAGAAAATCGGTGAAAAAGACGGCATCGGTGTGTTCAGCGGTGTGTCGGGAAGCGTTACGGGTTTGACGGATGAAAGTATTACCGTTGAAAATGATTTTATGTCGCTGTGTGAAAACGTTATGCCCGTTCAGACTCCCATAAAGGAGCTTGAAAGCGGTCAGATTGCCGAAATACTGCGCAACACGGGTGTAATGAATGGCGGCGAGCCTGCGGTAAACGGCATCGGAAAAGTCAACAGACTGATTGTAAATCTGATGGAAACAGAGCCGTATCTGTGCGCAAGCCATCGTCTTGCACTGGAAAATACCGCCGAAATACTGGGCGGTGCAAAAATACTTATGAAGGCATGCGGTGTACGTCACGCGGTAATCGCCGTAGAATACACCAAAAGAGACGCCATACGTGCCTTGAGGGATGCACTGGGGTTGAAAAAGCTGTTTGAAATCAAGGCTTTTGAGCCGAAATACCCCCAGGATGACCCCCGTCAGCTTATATATGCCCTGTACGGTAAGGAGTTGAGTGGGGATAAAAGCCTTTTACAGCAGGGCTACGGTGTGTTTGACACGATGTGCTGTGTGGATACCTACCGAGCACTGGTATATGGCATATCTGCCGTCAGCAGATATATAACTGTTGACGGTGACTGCATCGCAAAGCCGAAAAACCTGTGCGTTCCTGTCGGAACACCTCTTTCCCATATTATAGGGTACTGCGGAGGTTTTGTTAAAGAGCCGCACAAAATACTTGACGGAAGCGTCATGCGCGGAAAAGCGGTTTACAGCACCGACTATTCCGTCAAAAGGGATACAAACGGGTTTATTGTTCTTTCGCAGAGCTTTGAAAAAAAGCGTGAGACCGACTGTATAAATTGCGGACGCTGTGTGAAGCACTGTCCCATGTACCTTATGCCGTACCGCATTGTAAAAGGCGAAATGAAGGGGGCGTCAAGCTGTACCTCCTGCGGAATATGTTCTTACGTCTGCCCCGCAAACATTTCGCTGACGCAGAAAATTTCGTCCCTGCGTGAAGCAGAAAACAGCAGTAAAGCCTAG
- a CDS encoding ferritin, whose translation MLNPKVHELLNQQINKEFYSAYLYLEISNYFSDRNLDGFANWYMVQAQEEKDHAMLFYQYLQNNNQKITLETIAKPDIKIEKDMDALQASLTHELYVTSLINDIYAAAYEAKDFRTMQFLDWFVKEQGEEETNANNLISKMELFGSDPKSLYMLNQELSARVYAAPSLVL comes from the coding sequence ATGCTTAATCCCAAAGTTCATGAGCTTTTAAACCAACAGATAAACAAAGAATTCTATTCCGCATATCTCTATCTTGAAATATCCAACTACTTTTCCGACAGAAATCTTGACGGCTTTGCAAACTGGTACATGGTGCAGGCACAGGAGGAAAAAGATCACGCAATGCTGTTCTATCAGTATCTTCAGAACAACAACCAGAAAATTACTCTTGAAACCATTGCAAAGCCGGACATCAAAATCGAAAAGGACATGGATGCCTTGCAGGCAAGTCTTACTCACGAGCTTTATGTAACCTCTCTCATCAACGACATTTACGCGGCGGCTTATGAGGCAAAGGATTTCAGAACCATGCAGTTCCTTGATTGGTTTGTAAAGGAACAGGGTGAGGAAGAAACCAATGCCAACAACCTTATTTCCAAAATGGAGCTGTTTGGATCTGACCCCAAAAGCCTTTATATGCTCAACCAGGAATTAAGCGCAAGAGTATATGCCGCGCCCAGTCTGGTGCTGTAA